The following proteins are encoded in a genomic region of Phycisphaera sp.:
- a CDS encoding TolC family protein, whose product MPQRRHGRTRFLALPSAAALVLLAGCGGMDRIDRHIDRLVLDQSAVLGADAAPADRRFRTGPVDDEARSAQLDKSPDTRNPDAGELFYVKAEAAGLEAASVEERLNAYYADYSSILGSPAGYSNEQGDGEESTAPPPIPDDVVVLDLAAVLAQSQATGREFLDAQEDYILSAIALLRERHLWGPRFFNDTTLQVAGQGDDGAFDSAATLINELRLTQRLPSGGDVAARWIVNATEQLRSSATEDYRQSSQLVLEGNIPLLRGAGSVARESLIQAERDLVYAAREFEAFRRSYMVDIASQYFNLLQTAASIRNQQQQLESLRKTLERQIERQKAGEIALFELSITESSVLSANNRLQGAFENYVVSLDSFKIRLGLDPTTPVALAPLTLELNDPVATPVEAAQLALLYRLDLQTTRDRVLDARRSVSNSRNDLLPDLDAFAEVGLPTDPDEREGGLAFDPDSMRYLAGMRFSLPLDREIERLGLRSSQIALERSVRNFERSRDQVVVDARSRLRSIEVARFQLILSERQVRINELRLEEQEIRKDEITPQEFVDTQAELLDARNARDAALTDLRVAILRYLRDTGQLRVGRNGQLLPLPGMGNITEP is encoded by the coding sequence ATGCCACAACGCCGCCACGGACGAACTCGGTTTCTCGCACTGCCCAGCGCCGCCGCGCTCGTGCTCCTGGCCGGCTGCGGGGGCATGGATCGGATCGATCGGCATATCGACAGGCTCGTGCTCGACCAGTCGGCCGTCCTGGGTGCCGACGCCGCGCCGGCCGACCGTCGCTTCCGCACGGGACCTGTCGACGACGAGGCCCGCAGCGCCCAACTCGACAAGTCTCCCGACACGCGCAACCCCGACGCTGGCGAGTTGTTCTACGTGAAGGCCGAGGCCGCCGGGCTGGAAGCGGCCTCGGTCGAGGAACGCCTCAACGCCTACTACGCCGACTACTCGAGCATACTCGGCTCGCCCGCGGGATACTCCAATGAGCAAGGCGACGGCGAGGAATCGACCGCCCCGCCACCAATCCCCGACGACGTCGTCGTGCTCGACCTGGCCGCCGTCCTCGCCCAGAGCCAGGCCACGGGCCGCGAGTTCCTCGACGCCCAGGAGGACTACATCCTCTCGGCCATCGCGCTGCTGCGCGAGCGCCACCTCTGGGGCCCGCGGTTCTTCAACGACACCACGCTCCAGGTCGCCGGCCAGGGCGACGACGGCGCGTTCGACAGCGCCGCCACGCTCATCAACGAGCTCCGCCTCACCCAGCGCCTGCCCAGCGGCGGCGACGTCGCGGCCCGATGGATCGTCAACGCCACCGAACAGCTCCGATCGAGCGCCACCGAGGACTACCGCCAGTCGTCCCAGCTCGTATTAGAAGGCAACATCCCCCTGCTCCGCGGCGCGGGCTCGGTGGCGCGCGAGAGCCTCATCCAGGCCGAACGCGACCTCGTGTACGCCGCCCGAGAGTTCGAGGCCTTCCGCCGCAGCTACATGGTCGACATCGCCTCGCAGTACTTCAATCTGCTGCAAACCGCCGCGAGCATCCGCAACCAGCAGCAACAGCTCGAGAGCCTCCGCAAGACGCTCGAACGCCAGATCGAACGCCAGAAGGCCGGCGAGATCGCGCTCTTCGAGCTCTCCATCACCGAGAGCAGCGTGCTGAGCGCCAACAACCGCCTCCAGGGCGCTTTCGAGAACTACGTCGTCTCGCTCGACAGCTTCAAGATCCGCCTCGGGCTCGACCCGACGACGCCCGTGGCCCTCGCGCCGCTCACGCTGGAACTCAACGACCCGGTCGCCACGCCCGTGGAGGCTGCCCAACTCGCACTGCTCTATCGCCTCGACCTCCAGACCACCCGAGACCGCGTGCTCGACGCCCGCCGGAGCGTGTCGAACAGCCGCAACGACCTGCTGCCCGACCTCGACGCCTTCGCCGAAGTCGGCCTGCCCACCGATCCGGACGAACGCGAGGGTGGCCTGGCCTTCGACCCCGACAGCATGCGCTATCTGGCGGGCATGCGTTTCAGCCTGCCGCTCGACCGCGAGATCGAACGCCTCGGCCTGCGCTCCAGCCAGATCGCCCTCGAGCGCTCGGTCCGAAACTTCGAGCGGTCACGCGATCAGGTCGTCGTCGATGCGCGAAGCCGCCTGCGCAGCATCGAGGTCGCCCGCTTCCAGCTCATCCTGTCCGAGCGCCAGGTCCGCATCAACGAGTTGCGACTCGAAGAGCAGGAAATCCGCAAGGACGAGATCACCCCCCAGGAATTCGTTGACACGCAGGCCGAGCTTCTCGACGCCCGCAACGCACGCGACGCGGCACTCACCGACCTGCGCGTGGCCATCCTGCGATACCTCCGCGACACGGGCCAGCTCCGCGTCGGCCGCAACGGCCAACTCCTGCCCCTTCCCGGCATGGGCAACATCACCGAGCCTTGA
- a CDS encoding beta-galactosidase: MPTVTFDSRSFMLDGRRIWIVGGTVSYAHTPRAQWADRLHAAKLAGLNTVMVPLLWSRHEPLPGQFDFTGDADLRAFVELAHEAGLYVILRMGPVLGDDHDFGGLPTWLTQLPAHELRSNSGPFLEACSRYVSAVADQIRDLQINAAGKGGPILLVQNEHQWTCGDGDLAPKYLGELYRYIREAGLSVPIINANNLWAGEEAEIDCWVGSEDLLASLRQLSEIRPDRPRMVLDLAVGDPPTWGQKPEPQDGPALLHRIVEILAGAGQFTLARFAPGNHLGFSAGRLANRVDSYAATDRGGLVDAAGRATPAMLVARRACQFASSFARVLAHLNPELRPMVVHPGEPPRDAKGQVSIVQLNGSQGGVALVFDLGRVGGSSSKTKASCTLLLADGTTLPVSLGEQGVAWLLHNIKLTSKHTLDYTNLSVLTSSGSMLVAFGPAASEGIVCVNGSPLHVTVPRGKSPQALEHEGVLVIVCNEQQVDECFVHDGKAYFGLAGVKADGSPIALPGLKTYMSVETDGTIKTHTLEAPKKAPKRIALDWSSADTEDYCTGESAKYASIDGPADLATLGAPSGYGWYRVTGKLSGDKAKLAFPEAADRQHVFLEGKPLGLAGFGPGASDRVDAKLPKADTSMVILAENLGRAAAGILFGERKGVFGHVFEVEPLELDGPVVEQHTPTDLLAFRSPMWLVHQNDHTAPFRFVWTFTHRRKSPLFLSINGGLGRGLLLINDEPIACFDDAGFTGLRLEPEEIKRGVNVMHLALHDDGVVGPQTAEQGEEMLATIAAAMHIDEGTNEVSGKADWAFAKWEKPAPSAYEPVAKANMKAQAGPTWWKSAFESVGPGGTDLPLMLDLTGMTKGQAYINGQHLGRYFVATADKKPTGNEHTMVVPASWLKKGKQNELALFDEHGAAPAKVKLAYDASGAVLVG, translated from the coding sequence ATGCCCACAGTCACCTTCGATAGCCGCAGTTTCATGCTCGATGGCCGGCGGATCTGGATCGTCGGTGGGACGGTCTCGTACGCCCACACGCCGCGGGCGCAGTGGGCCGACCGGCTGCACGCGGCCAAGCTGGCCGGGCTGAACACGGTGATGGTTCCGCTGCTGTGGTCTCGCCACGAGCCGCTGCCCGGGCAGTTCGACTTCACCGGCGACGCCGACCTCCGAGCGTTCGTGGAGCTGGCGCACGAGGCCGGGCTGTACGTGATCTTGCGGATGGGCCCGGTGCTGGGCGACGACCACGACTTCGGCGGGCTGCCGACGTGGCTGACCCAGTTGCCGGCGCACGAGCTGCGGTCGAACAGCGGGCCGTTCCTCGAGGCGTGCTCTCGGTACGTCAGCGCGGTAGCCGACCAGATTCGAGATCTGCAGATCAACGCGGCAGGCAAGGGCGGCCCCATCTTGCTGGTGCAGAACGAGCACCAGTGGACGTGCGGCGACGGCGATCTGGCTCCGAAGTATCTGGGCGAGCTTTACCGCTACATCCGCGAGGCCGGCCTGAGCGTGCCGATCATCAACGCGAATAACTTGTGGGCCGGCGAGGAGGCCGAGATCGACTGCTGGGTGGGCAGCGAGGACCTGCTCGCCTCGCTCCGCCAGCTCTCCGAGATCCGGCCCGATCGGCCGCGCATGGTGCTCGACCTGGCCGTTGGAGATCCGCCCACATGGGGGCAGAAGCCCGAGCCGCAGGACGGCCCGGCGCTGCTGCATCGGATCGTCGAGATCCTCGCGGGTGCGGGGCAGTTCACGCTGGCGCGGTTCGCGCCGGGCAACCACCTGGGCTTCTCGGCCGGGCGTTTGGCCAACCGAGTGGACTCGTACGCGGCGACCGACCGTGGCGGGCTGGTCGACGCCGCCGGGCGCGCGACGCCGGCGATGCTCGTGGCGCGGCGGGCGTGCCAGTTTGCCAGTTCGTTCGCGCGGGTGCTGGCCCACCTGAACCCCGAGCTTCGGCCCATGGTCGTGCATCCGGGCGAGCCGCCGCGCGATGCCAAGGGTCAGGTCTCGATCGTGCAGCTCAACGGCTCGCAGGGCGGCGTGGCGCTGGTGTTCGATCTCGGCCGTGTCGGTGGCTCGTCGAGCAAGACCAAGGCATCCTGCACGCTGCTGCTGGCCGATGGCACGACGCTGCCGGTGAGCCTGGGTGAGCAGGGCGTGGCATGGCTGCTGCACAACATCAAGCTGACCAGCAAGCACACGCTCGATTACACCAACCTGAGCGTCTTGACGAGCTCCGGCTCGATGCTGGTGGCCTTCGGGCCCGCAGCCAGCGAGGGCATCGTGTGCGTCAACGGTTCGCCGCTGCACGTCACCGTGCCGCGCGGCAAGAGCCCGCAGGCGCTCGAGCACGAGGGCGTGCTGGTCATCGTGTGCAACGAGCAGCAGGTTGACGAGTGCTTCGTGCATGATGGTAAGGCGTACTTCGGCCTGGCGGGCGTGAAGGCCGACGGCTCGCCCATCGCGCTGCCCGGCTTGAAGACCTACATGAGCGTCGAGACCGACGGCACGATCAAGACGCACACGCTCGAAGCTCCAAAGAAGGCACCCAAGCGCATCGCGCTCGACTGGTCGAGCGCCGACACCGAGGACTATTGCACGGGCGAGAGCGCCAAGTACGCCAGCATCGACGGGCCCGCCGACCTGGCGACGCTCGGTGCGCCCTCGGGCTATGGCTGGTACCGCGTGACGGGCAAGCTGAGCGGCGACAAGGCCAAGCTGGCCTTTCCCGAGGCGGCCGATCGCCAGCACGTGTTCCTTGAGGGCAAGCCGCTCGGGCTGGCCGGCTTCGGCCCGGGCGCCAGCGACCGCGTCGACGCGAAGCTGCCCAAGGCCGACACGTCGATGGTCATCCTGGCCGAGAATCTGGGCCGGGCGGCGGCGGGCATCCTCTTCGGCGAGCGCAAGGGTGTGTTCGGGCACGTGTTCGAGGTCGAGCCGCTCGAGCTCGATGGCCCGGTGGTCGAGCAGCACACGCCCACCGATTTGCTGGCGTTCCGCAGCCCGATGTGGCTGGTTCACCAGAACGACCACACCGCGCCCTTCCGCTTCGTGTGGACGTTCACGCACCGACGCAAGAGCCCGCTGTTCTTGTCGATCAACGGCGGTCTGGGGCGCGGGCTGCTGCTCATTAACGACGAGCCCATCGCGTGCTTCGACGACGCGGGCTTTACGGGCCTGAGGCTCGAGCCCGAGGAGATCAAGCGCGGCGTGAACGTGATGCACCTGGCGCTGCACGACGACGGCGTCGTCGGCCCGCAGACCGCCGAGCAGGGCGAAGAGATGCTCGCGACCATCGCTGCGGCGATGCACATCGACGAGGGCACCAACGAGGTGAGCGGCAAGGCCGATTGGGCCTTCGCCAAGTGGGAGAAGCCCGCCCCGAGCGCGTACGAGCCGGTGGCCAAGGCCAACATGAAGGCCCAGGCCGGCCCCACGTGGTGGAAGAGCGCATTCGAGTCGGTCGGACCGGGCGGCACGGACCTGCCGCTGATGCTCGACCTGACCGGCATGACCAAGGGCCAGGCTTACATCAACGGCCAGCACCTGGGCCGGTACTTCGTGGCCACTGCCGACAAGAAGCCGACTGGTAACGAGCACACGATGGTGGTGCCCGCGAGCTGGCTGAAGAAGGGCAAGCAGAATGAGTTGGCGCTGTTCGACGAGCACGGGGCTGCTCCGGCGAAGGTGAAGCTGGCCTACGACGCGAGCGGTGCGGTGCTGGTTGGTTAG
- a CDS encoding OPT/YSL family transporter, which translates to MANGSNGGSGGDTNDPRNPGPSEPSRPPAGQTTAGVNPDAMADPPGPGTSTPADRPPANPPEHSSGLFDPRYREVTISAIIFGLIVGAIMNAAITYAGLKIGFTIVGSAIAAVLGFGVLRGILRKGTILETNIGQTIASAVNTPNSGVIFTVPVLFLLGYDLSVKGLDFWLITLACVAGAILGCAFIIPLRKQMIDIDRLRFPSPTGVAVILKSPGAGAKKAVVLVAGIVLGALIYLPAGLPSLAFNASADNLDALVERERVSEATAEHTGMIAGWIENESAPQDVLARGAILAERAQAEDDEAAEEQIEAIEARLADAPSPEGISDGLAEAAYLASTGDRPWASLRSKEFGWAQAPLPGYADIGWRLPEEQIEGSDHLALRVDRDRNDRPDLLLTDSSVDVGRFLGLPGEYQLVFAIAPFAIGAGFITGRAGLMVLAGGILAYFIINPLVFAMGWAPETIRAHEAPGYAFGAFNRPLGIGLLLGGALMGVFFALPAIKEAMKSIASASFGRKKGGSDELGLKVLVVSVLAALLLLFLAADFVGNKPVNMADPVSQVELNGEDAPADQQTTSYKGYTLAFENQGTLDTWSSDWTTDQRDQYMANNSLKPGWLSWMNPHLRALVIALVGAAWIWFAGIIIAQCTGMTDWSPISGMALLTVVLVLLMAGSGAVVGAVLLGAALCVAITCAADMMGDLKTGYLVGSQPKRQQIVELVSTGLGPIVCMLVLATIVAVNMKSTGIPIGPGTPTVAPQAQALQAVITGVQGGEMPYALYGFGALLGALLGLGAFPGLGVLVGLSMYLPFIYISTYGIGCVINMIVVKIKGKRWSEDWGVPFAAGLVVGEAILALIINLTVLAIG; encoded by the coding sequence ATGGCAAACGGTTCCAACGGCGGCAGTGGCGGCGATACGAACGATCCGCGGAACCCGGGCCCGAGCGAGCCGAGCCGGCCGCCCGCCGGCCAGACGACCGCGGGCGTGAACCCCGACGCCATGGCCGACCCGCCCGGGCCGGGCACCTCAACGCCGGCCGACCGCCCGCCGGCCAACCCGCCCGAGCACTCCAGCGGCCTGTTCGACCCCCGCTACCGCGAGGTCACGATCTCGGCCATCATCTTCGGCCTGATCGTCGGCGCGATCATGAACGCCGCCATCACCTACGCGGGCCTCAAGATCGGCTTCACCATCGTCGGCAGCGCCATCGCCGCCGTGCTGGGCTTCGGCGTGCTCCGCGGCATCCTGCGCAAGGGCACCATCCTCGAGACCAACATCGGCCAGACGATCGCCAGCGCGGTCAACACGCCCAACTCGGGCGTCATCTTCACCGTGCCGGTGCTCTTCCTGCTTGGCTACGACCTGTCGGTCAAGGGCCTGGACTTCTGGCTCATCACCCTCGCGTGCGTGGCGGGTGCCATCCTGGGCTGCGCGTTCATCATCCCGCTGCGCAAGCAGATGATCGACATCGATCGCCTCCGCTTCCCGAGCCCCACGGGCGTAGCGGTCATCCTCAAGAGCCCCGGCGCGGGAGCGAAGAAGGCGGTCGTGCTCGTGGCCGGCATCGTCCTCGGGGCGCTGATCTACCTGCCCGCCGGCCTGCCCTCGTTGGCGTTCAACGCGTCGGCGGATAATCTCGACGCCCTGGTCGAGCGTGAGCGCGTCTCCGAGGCTACGGCCGAGCACACCGGCATGATCGCCGGGTGGATCGAGAACGAATCCGCACCCCAGGACGTGCTCGCCCGTGGCGCGATTTTGGCCGAGCGGGCACAAGCCGAGGATGATGAAGCGGCCGAGGAGCAGATCGAGGCCATCGAGGCGCGGCTGGCCGACGCGCCATCACCCGAAGGCATCAGCGATGGTCTCGCCGAGGCGGCCTATCTCGCGTCGACGGGCGACAGGCCGTGGGCCTCACTGCGCTCCAAGGAATTCGGCTGGGCCCAGGCCCCCCTGCCCGGCTACGCCGACATCGGCTGGCGGCTGCCCGAAGAACAGATCGAGGGCAGCGACCACCTGGCCCTGCGTGTCGACCGCGACCGCAACGACCGGCCCGACCTGCTCTTGACCGACAGCAGCGTCGACGTGGGCCGGTTCCTCGGCTTGCCGGGCGAGTACCAACTCGTCTTCGCCATCGCACCGTTCGCCATCGGCGCGGGCTTCATTACGGGCCGGGCGGGGCTGATGGTGCTGGCCGGCGGCATCCTGGCCTACTTCATCATCAACCCGCTGGTGTTCGCGATGGGCTGGGCACCCGAGACCATCCGCGCCCACGAGGCCCCCGGGTACGCGTTCGGGGCCTTCAACCGGCCCCTGGGCATCGGCCTGCTCCTCGGCGGAGCGCTCATGGGCGTGTTCTTCGCCCTGCCGGCCATCAAGGAGGCCATGAAGAGCATCGCCAGCGCGAGCTTCGGAAGAAAGAAGGGCGGCTCGGACGAACTGGGACTGAAGGTGCTAGTGGTCTCGGTCCTGGCCGCCCTGTTGCTGCTGTTCCTCGCGGCCGATTTCGTGGGCAACAAGCCCGTAAACATGGCCGACCCCGTCAGCCAGGTGGAACTCAACGGCGAAGACGCACCCGCCGACCAGCAGACGACCAGCTACAAGGGCTACACCCTCGCCTTTGAGAACCAGGGCACCCTGGACACCTGGAGTAGCGACTGGACCACCGACCAACGCGACCAGTACATGGCCAACAACTCGCTGAAACCCGGCTGGCTGAGCTGGATGAACCCGCACCTGCGGGCCCTGGTCATCGCGCTGGTCGGCGCGGCGTGGATCTGGTTCGCCGGCATCATCATCGCCCAGTGCACCGGCATGACCGATTGGTCGCCCATCTCGGGCATGGCGTTGCTCACCGTGGTGCTCGTCCTCTTGATGGCCGGCAGCGGAGCCGTCGTTGGCGCGGTGCTGCTCGGCGCGGCCCTGTGCGTGGCCATCACGTGTGCGGCCGACATGATGGGCGACCTCAAGACCGGCTACCTCGTCGGCAGCCAGCCCAAGCGCCAGCAGATCGTCGAACTCGTCTCTACCGGCCTGGGACCGATCGTGTGCATGCTCGTGCTGGCCACCATCGTCGCCGTGAACATGAAATCGACCGGCATCCCCATCGGCCCGGGCACGCCCACGGTCGCGCCCCAGGCACAGGCGCTGCAAGCCGTCATCACCGGCGTGCAGGGTGGCGAGATGCCCTACGCCCTCTACGGCTTCGGGGCGCTGCTTGGCGCGTTGCTTGGCCTGGGCGCTTTCCCGGGGCTCGGCGTGCTCGTCGGCCTGAGCATGTACCTGCCGTTCATCTATATCAGCACGTACGGCATCGGCTGCGTCATCAACATGATCGTCGTGAAGATCAAGGGCAAGCGCTGGAGCGAGGATTGGGGCGTGCCGTTCGCCGCCGGGCTCGTCGTGGGCGAGGCCATCCTCGCGCTGATCATCAACCTCACCGTCCTGGCGATCGGCTAA
- a CDS encoding RNA polymerase sigma factor → MEAAQRQPAIESASDEALLSRFARSGARPALEELAGRHEHRLLGLALGLCNGREDLAREAVQETWVRVIRHAGTFRGKSSFATWVYRIAVHRCRDVMAKERAVARRARRASEGLPGGGSATDLDWARGVVGGLPQREREVVLLCHMRGMTHEQAAAVLGIPPGTLKTRMTRAMKRLRETMGGDA, encoded by the coding sequence GTGGAAGCAGCACAACGCCAACCCGCGATCGAGTCCGCCTCCGATGAGGCCTTGTTGTCACGATTCGCTCGGTCTGGTGCTCGGCCGGCACTGGAAGAACTCGCCGGCCGCCACGAGCACCGGCTGCTTGGCTTGGCTCTTGGCCTGTGCAACGGGCGTGAGGACCTGGCCCGCGAAGCCGTGCAGGAGACCTGGGTGCGTGTGATCCGGCACGCGGGGACGTTCAGGGGCAAGAGCAGCTTCGCGACGTGGGTGTATCGGATCGCGGTGCATCGGTGCCGGGACGTGATGGCCAAGGAACGGGCGGTAGCCCGGCGGGCGAGGCGTGCGAGCGAGGGGTTGCCGGGTGGTGGTTCTGCTACCGACCTGGATTGGGCGCGGGGCGTTGTTGGTGGCCTGCCCCAGCGTGAACGCGAGGTCGTGCTGCTGTGCCACATGCGTGGTATGACGCACGAGCAGGCGGCGGCGGTGCTGGGCATCCCGCCGGGCACGCTCAAGACGCGGATGACCAGGGCAATGAAGCGGCTGCGGGAGACGATGGGAGGCGACGCGTGA
- a CDS encoding DUF4349 domain-containing protein, whose amino-acid sequence MNELPNELESRLESLTTWPAEHDPTLWESALQQSKQPRTGEPWTLRIAPKHMAGIAATVTIAAVGVWVSMGMLGQARSAAPVMSYDRSGASSEMEHAVAHPFQASGHAFITGQDIRAFEIEPRAIQRSAAMECTTDSIRPLFDRVTALVDAGLGEFVENASAYGDRAEATLRVSAQRLNAVMRSIRELDGVAEVVREELSAVDATDRQADLTARLANERRIEVELLELIDKRPDAPLADVLRVREALSEVRLNIERLDAQRSTLNERVALATLRVSIVQIDEEEQPEPDASGFLHDLGDAFTRGGQTLADSASWIVEALVGGLIAWVVLVVAVVWAYRAARWRATWA is encoded by the coding sequence GTGAACGAGCTACCGAACGAACTGGAATCACGGCTCGAGTCGCTGACCACGTGGCCCGCCGAGCACGATCCGACGCTCTGGGAGAGCGCGCTCCAGCAATCCAAGCAGCCACGGACGGGCGAGCCGTGGACGCTGCGCATCGCACCGAAGCACATGGCGGGCATCGCGGCCACGGTGACGATCGCGGCGGTGGGGGTCTGGGTGTCGATGGGGATGCTCGGTCAAGCCAGGTCGGCAGCCCCCGTGATGTCGTACGATCGGTCGGGCGCCTCGAGTGAGATGGAACACGCCGTGGCGCATCCATTCCAAGCCAGCGGACATGCATTCATAACGGGCCAGGACATCCGAGCATTCGAGATCGAACCCCGCGCCATCCAACGCTCCGCCGCGATGGAATGCACCACCGATTCCATCCGCCCGCTCTTCGATCGCGTGACCGCGCTGGTCGATGCGGGCCTGGGCGAGTTTGTCGAGAACGCCTCGGCCTACGGGGACCGTGCCGAAGCGACACTCCGCGTCTCTGCCCAGCGGCTCAACGCCGTGATGCGGTCCATCCGCGAGTTGGACGGCGTGGCCGAGGTGGTCCGCGAGGAGCTGTCTGCGGTCGACGCGACCGATCGGCAGGCCGACCTCACGGCGCGGCTGGCCAACGAGCGACGCATCGAGGTCGAGTTGCTCGAACTCATCGACAAGCGGCCGGATGCCCCGCTGGCCGACGTGCTGCGGGTGCGTGAGGCCCTCAGCGAGGTCCGGCTGAACATCGAGCGCCTCGATGCCCAGCGCTCGACGCTGAACGAGCGGGTCGCGCTGGCCACGCTTCGTGTCAGCATCGTTCAGATCGACGAGGAAGAACAGCCCGAGCCCGACGCCAGCGGCTTCCTGCACGACCTCGGCGACGCGTTCACTCGCGGTGGCCAGACGCTGGCCGACTCGGCCTCGTGGATCGTCGAGGCCCTCGTTGGCGGCCTGATCGCGTGGGTGGTTCTCGTGGTCGCGGTGGTCTGGGCCTACCGTGCGGCGCGGTGGCGGGCGACGTGGGCCTGA
- a CDS encoding divalent metal cation transporter: MPPPNTPTRSVPTPTRSVLKALGPGILCAGAAIGVSHLVQSTRAGALYGLSLVLLVVLAHAMKLPAMLFGPRYAAATGRSLLHAYKRQGPITLGAFAAIQVGTMFTIQAAITAVTAALVGPLVFDPILFWAGALEEGESAPMWMVAAGILAVCVALLAAGGFKWLDRVVKGLMLVMAIGTVVAAAMQLPNLDLSATPLWPTEWNLPLLLFAVALVGWMPAPLDITVWHSLWSLAKNKQTGHAASKRECELDFYVGFALCVVLALAFVVLGASLLYGSGTEPAATAGAFANQLVGLYTDSLGEWARPLIATCAIAVMFSTTITVLDAIPRTMSALVSEAVGKEEAGLPGYWLWLGVLATGAVVILAVFVTSLKDMIDLATTLSFLGTPLLAFFNHRAMTSRDIPVEHRPARWLVVLSWTGVAFWAVFAVVFVVTWFVN; the protein is encoded by the coding sequence ATGCCGCCCCCGAACACCCCCACACGGAGTGTGCCCACCCCCACGCGAAGCGTGCTCAAGGCCCTCGGCCCGGGCATCCTCTGCGCCGGCGCGGCCATCGGCGTGAGCCACCTGGTCCAGTCCACGCGCGCGGGGGCGCTCTATGGGTTGTCGCTGGTGCTGCTCGTTGTCCTGGCCCACGCCATGAAGCTGCCCGCCATGCTCTTCGGGCCCCGCTACGCCGCGGCGACCGGGCGGAGCCTCCTGCACGCGTACAAGCGGCAGGGGCCGATCACGCTCGGGGCCTTCGCCGCCATCCAGGTGGGCACGATGTTCACCATCCAGGCGGCGATCACCGCCGTGACGGCGGCGCTGGTGGGGCCGTTGGTCTTCGACCCCATACTCTTCTGGGCCGGCGCCCTGGAGGAAGGCGAGAGCGCGCCGATGTGGATGGTGGCCGCGGGCATCCTCGCGGTGTGCGTCGCGCTGCTGGCCGCTGGCGGCTTCAAGTGGCTCGATCGGGTGGTGAAGGGGCTCATGCTCGTCATGGCCATCGGCACCGTCGTCGCGGCGGCGATGCAGCTGCCGAATCTCGATCTTTCGGCGACGCCGCTGTGGCCGACCGAGTGGAATCTGCCCCTGCTGCTGTTCGCCGTCGCCCTGGTCGGCTGGATGCCCGCGCCGCTGGACATCACCGTGTGGCACAGCCTGTGGAGCCTCGCCAAGAACAAGCAGACCGGCCACGCCGCCAGCAAGCGCGAGTGCGAGCTTGACTTCTACGTCGGCTTCGCGCTGTGCGTCGTACTGGCGCTCGCGTTCGTCGTACTCGGGGCCTCGCTCCTCTACGGCAGCGGCACCGAGCCGGCCGCGACGGCGGGCGCCTTCGCGAACCAGCTCGTGGGCCTCTACACAGACTCACTGGGCGAATGGGCCCGCCCCCTCATCGCCACCTGCGCCATCGCTGTCATGTTCAGCACGACGATCACCGTGCTCGACGCGATCCCCCGGACCATGTCGGCGTTGGTGAGCGAAGCGGTGGGGAAAGAAGAAGCCGGCTTGCCGGGGTACTGGCTTTGGCTTGGCGTGCTGGCGACCGGAGCCGTGGTCATCCTCGCCGTGTTCGTGACGTCGCTGAAGGACATGATCGACCTGGCCACCACGCTGAGCTTCCTGGGTACGCCCCTGCTGGCATTCTTCAACCACCGGGCGATGACGTCGAGGGACATTCCGGTAGAGCACAGGCCGGCGCGGTGGCTGGTGGTCTTGAGTTGGACGGGCGTGGCGTTCTGGGCGGTGTTTGCGGTGGTGTTCGTGGTGACGTGGTTCGTCAATTAA
- a CDS encoding VOC family protein, protein MTILRNHYVLAVHDLDRTRDWYERVLGCTAEEVDPGNWVFLARDGVTFMCGRCPDSISPIEAGDHAYFAYLVVDDVDAWHERARREGAEILKAPRDEPWAMREMALRTCDGHRMMVATKLDS, encoded by the coding sequence ATGACCATCCTCCGCAACCACTACGTCCTCGCCGTCCACGACCTCGACCGCACCCGCGACTGGTACGAGCGGGTGCTGGGCTGCACGGCCGAGGAGGTCGACCCGGGCAACTGGGTGTTCCTGGCCCGCGACGGCGTCACGTTCATGTGCGGGCGATGCCCCGACTCGATCAGCCCGATCGAGGCCGGCGACCACGCGTACTTCGCGTACCTGGTGGTCGACGACGTCGACGCCTGGCACGAGCGGGCCCGCCGCGAGGGCGCCGAGATCCTCAAGGCCCCACGCGATGAGCCCTGGGCCATGCGCGAGATGGCGCTGCGGACGTGCGACGGGCACCGGATGATGGTGGCGACGAAGCTGGATTCATAG